The Lysinibacillus timonensis nucleotide sequence CAAAAATATAAAACACCTGAGGATTATTTAGCAGTTCCTTTAGAAGAATTACAGCAAGATATACGTTCTATTGGACTATATCGAAATAAGGCAAAAAATATTCAACTACTATGTGAAAAACTAATTAAGGAATTTGAAGGGGAAATCCCACAAACTCGAGAAGAACTAGTAACTTTACCGGGTGTTGGTAGAAAAACCGCGAATGTTGTATTGTCGGTAGCCTTTGATATTCCTGCTTTAGCAGTAGATACCCATGTAGAACGTGTCTCAAAGCGTTTAGGTCTATGCCGGTTAAAAGATACGGTTTTAGAAGTTGAGGAGACTATTATGAAAAAAACTCCGAAAGAGAAATGGTCTAAAACTCACCATCAATTAATA carries:
- the nth gene encoding endonuclease III, which produces MLTKKQWEHCLDEMDNMFPDAHCELVHDNPFELTIATLLSAQCTDALVNKVTKSLFQKYKTPEDYLAVPLEELQQDIRSIGLYRNKAKNIQLLCEKLIKEFEGEIPQTREELVTLPGVGRKTANVVLSVAFDIPALAVDTHVERVSKRLGLCRLKDTVLEVEETIMKKTPKEKWSKTHHQLIFFGRYHCKAQNPQCGKCPLLDDCREGQKRLKKGLVKS